In the genome of Candidatus Nitrosotalea sinensis, the window ATCCAATGTATTTTCTTTCAATTACTGACAAGATTACATCAGGTGTTTTAATTCTAATCATGCACAACCTACCAAGGATATAGTTGTCTAGAAGTTTCTTTATCTGAAACACTTATGGCTTTTGTAGGACATGTCTGAGCAGCATCAAGTATTGTTTCAGAATGGGCCCCTTGCTCATCAATCACTTTTGATTTAGGATTGACCTTGACATTTTTTTCCACTCTAAACACAGATGGAGCTATAGTTTCACAACTACAGCAAGCTATACACTTTCCTGGATCAACTTTTACAGAGATATCAATGTCTTTTTCAACACGTATGGGTTCATTTTCTACTCTAGTTCCAGACCGAATCTTTTCATAATATTCCCAAAAAGTCCGTTCATATTGTTTCCAAAAATCTTGATATTCATTTTCTGCGTACTTTGTATACCTAGTCCAATCTTCGCTTGATGATCTGTCAGATTGTTTAGCCCCCCAGAAATTAGGTTCTGAAAAACCAGTTTTTTTCGAATGATTGTGTTTTTCAGTTGTGGTCGATATTGCTTTTTTATATTCAGCACGAAGTATTTGGTATGCCTCAGTAACTAGTTTAAACTGCGTACTTTCTTGATCTGATGAATTCTTATCAGGATGAAATTTTAACGCCAGCCTTCTATACGATGCCTTTACATCCTTGATTGATGCTCCTTCTTGGAGACCAAGTACTTGATAGCACTGATAAGTATTCAAGATGTTTTATCATATACAATACAAGATATTTAGATACAACGCCCTAAGGGATGTAATTATCCAAGCCCCATTTTGCGAAGCATACCCTGCATTTGTCTTCCCTTAGATGCTTTCATCATGGTTTTTGAATTTTTATATGCTTTGAGTAATTCTTTTACCTCATGTTCTGGCCATCCAGAACCTCGTGCAATTCTTTTTACCCTAGACGCATTTATCAAATCAGGATCAGATTTTTCATCTTTTGTCATAGATTGTATTATGTACCTCCATTTCTCCATCCGTTGTTCTTGCTGCTCCACCTGATCTTCTTTTACCATTCCAGAGAATCCGGGCATATTTTCTAAAATATTGCGTAATCCTCCCGCTTTTGTTGCTTCTTCAATTTGGAAATAGAAATCTTCCATATTCATTTTTCCATGAGATATCCTCTTGAGCCTGTCTTCATTTCCTTCTGTCTCCAATCTTTTTGCCATGTCAAGAAGTGCTTGAATATCTCCCATCCCTAGCATCCTTCCAACAAATCTTGTAGGAGAGAATTTTTCAAGATCATCTATCCTTTCGCCTGTTCCAATGTACATTATTTGAGCTCCTGTTGCGGCTGCTGCAGCAAGTGCACCTCCACCTTTCGCACTGCTGTCCAATTTTGTAATTATTATTCCTCCCACAGGAACAGTCTTGTGAAATGCCTCTGCCTGATTGTAACATTGTTGACCTATCGTTCCATCTATTATCAACAACGCAAGATCCGGATCTGCAACTTTTCCTATTCTTGTCATTTCATCAAGAAGGTCCTTTTCTTCCTTGTGTCTTCCAGCGGTATCAATTAGTATAATATCAAAAGATTGTCCCTCAAAGTGTTTCAATCCATTTTTTACAATTTCAGGAGAATCCTTGTTCCCTTCCTCTCCGTACACTTCAACATTTGTTTTCTCACACATTGTTTTTAGTTGTGTAAGAGCACCCGGCCTATAGGTATCAGCTCCAATTACTGCAACCCTATATCCTTGTCTAGTGAGCAACTTGGCAAGCTTTGAAGTTACAGTAGTTTTTCCACTACCCTGAATACCAAGCATAAGTACCTTGTTTACTTTTCCAGGTTGAAACACATACTGCTCTTCAGTACCCAATAATTTTGCAAGTTCATCATACAAGATTTTCACAATGTGATCCTTTCTGGATAGCCCCGGCGGCGGTGTTTCCTTAAGAGAGCGTTCTTCAAGATTTTTCGTAATTTGAAAGACGAGTTTCACATTCACATCAGATTGTAATAATGCGCGTTGAATATCCTTAGAAAGTTCCTTAATTAGAGATTCATCAACCGCAGATGAGTTTACTATTTTCTTTAATGCGGCTCGTAGCCCAGTCTTTAATCCATCTAACATATGTTTTCTAAAACGGCCTCGGTTATTTCAAATCTTCCTCTGTAGCCATCCCATGTCTTGTTTGCCCTTAGTATTTTGATCGGAGATTTGAATAGCGGACAGTCTATTACAAAAGTTTCTGCCTCCCCACCTTCAAATGTTAGATTAAAACCATATTTTGAAGACAGTTTTTCAAGTGTAGATATATCGTTACAAGTTATTTCTTTCCCTAACCAAGAGTCATCAAGCCCAGCAGAAGATACACTGACTATAATAAATTTGAAATTGTGTGCCAATAATTCTTTTAGATAATTTTTTTGATCAACATGCCACAAGGGAGATATCACTTCCAAAGATAGATCATTTCCCAATTTTTCAAAATGTTTTCTCTGATAATCACTGAACAATCCCCCATGCACTACACCTTCTATACCAAAATCTTTAATTGCTTTTTCAAGAAGACTGTGAAGTTGACTTTTTTCAGATTCAACATCAGATGCATGAGATAACAGTTGCGGTATATTCATGGTCTTTGCTTGTAGTGATGTCAAGTCAATATTGGGGTAATGCAGTAGATGACTTTCCTCAGATACAGGAGATATAGAAATAAGACATGCAATATCATGTCCTTGATTTTTAGCCTTGTAAACTGCATAAGTGCTATCTTTTCCACCTGAAAATAATGATGCTACCTTCAATTCATTTACAGAGTATACGCAATCAATTAATTTTTTTCCAAAGATGTCACGCGTTTATAACAATCAGCGCACAACGCCAGATGTTCTTTAAGGGTAAGTTCCACATTAGAAGAGAGGCATACATGGCAGAGTCCTTTCATATTTTATTTATCAAACATGTTACGTATAACTAATTCTACCATGAAAATCCAAGGATGCTTCAATACTCATAATCCTCATCATGACGTCAGTTGGCTTTTCTCGTCATCATCAGCATCCAAGCTTAACTCTTTATTCTTACTATAATAGTTCTATCCATTACTTTCCAGTATTCAACATCTACACCCTGTACAACTTTGTCCTGAATTTCATCTTCAATTTGTTGTGCATCAAACACCTCAAATGATTCAGAATCCATGATTTGTACACTAGTAGGAGTTTTTGAAATCACAGAACCTACTCTTTTATCAATGAGTGGAACTTGTACTTGGGCACTTACTGGTGAAACATGCGAATATTTTTTCTTGTCAAATATTCCAACACCGACAATTCTTGCTTTGGCAGCTCCGTGTTTACCTGGCTTGCTAGTATCATATTCTACAATTTTGCACGGTTCTTCATTTGGACCTCCCACTGGGAGTAATATGTAAGAGCCGATCTTTAATGCACCAAGTTCTGATGGTTTGCTCATCACCAAAACAGAATTTAGATGAGTATATAACTTTTCTATTGTATTTAGAATTCTAAATTATCACATTGTAGAGATGAAAGATCCTATTTGATGCGCTCTATCACAGACAAGTTAAGAAGAGTATTCATTCCAATTCCTTTTCTTTGTATCTCTTTTCTTGTCTTCTCACAGTATTTGTGATCAGCTTGGTGTTTGTTATCACTCGTAACCTCAAGAACTATCAAATTTCCTTCATATGGAAAAGTGAATTTTTGAATTTGTGTAGTTGACAACGTAAGATCCCCCATCTCTGCCCTTCTAACCCTACTACGTTTTGCAATAATAAATCCAAGTTCAGATAAATCAGATATTGTATCGCCATATTCTAGATAATAAATTGACACCAGATTGAGATTATCGTTTGTAAATCTCTCAAATAATTCATCATTTGTAGTAAACACAAAAGTAGGAGTCTCATGACTACATTTTTCGACTTGGCTCATTATTTGTGAACGATCTTTAAACCTTGCAAGAAGATACGTGTTTGAGTGTGATGGAAAATATGCTCTACCATCCTCAGAAAATGTCGCAGTTACAAAATACATGTCATCTACAAAATCAGATTTTTTGAAATTATCCCTTAACAATGTAAAATCAGTATTTTGCACATAAGGAATGCAGACATATCCTCCTTTGGCAAGATCCTCGGACACAGTATCCAAACTTGTTTATCCTGTTTATATGTAGTTTGATCAGATCAAAAATTTAGTATTCAGATCCAAATTTTTTTAAAAAATCCAGTCATCGATAGTTATTTAATACGAAAAAACCGCGTGAGAAACAGTCCCACGCTAGCTCAGCCTGGTAGAGCTTCCGGCTGTAGTGGTTGGCCATCGGCTAACTGTCATCAGCCTATCAGGCTTACAGAAACCGGGTTGTCGCAGGTTCAAATCCTGCGCGTGGGACCATCATAAACTTCAAAAAGTCTCGTATTCAAATACAAGAAGGCATGTCAGAGGATAAGAATTGGTCAACGTTAGACGAAGTTGATCAAAAAATAATAAACATCTTAAACAAAAATGCCAGAACACCTTCTAAAGAGATTGCAATAGAATTAAGAAATTCTGGCGTAGATGTATCAGATAGAACTATTCGAAAAAGAATTGAGAGATTAGAAAAAAATGGCATCATCAAAGGATACAAAGCAGTACTGAGTGGCGTATCATCCAATGATCAATTTGAAGCACTATTTCTAAAGCTCAAGATAACCCGCTCCATGGACAACATAGTAGAAGCTATAAAAAACTACGTCAAAACACTGCCAAATTATCTTTTTGTTGCAACTGTTGATGGGGATTGGAATATGATAGTAGTTATGAGAATGGAAGGAACTGAGAAAAATCCATCTGCAAGAATTGTAGAAAAATTTTCAGATCAAATAATTGATTACAAGATGAATGGAATTCAAATCAAAGATGTAAACCTACTCAATATGTCCTTACTACTTCTTACATAATTTCAGACAATCTTGCTGCATCTAATGCATTCTTCAGTTCATTTATGGAAAATGGTTTTTGGACAAATGCAGCAGAGCCAAATCCAATAGTCTTTCTGACACGCGGTGTTGATTTTTCATCAGCAGTTATCAATATTACCGAAATATCAGGTTTTGATTCTAGTAGTTTCTTTGCTACTACATCACCTTTTACATCAGGAAGATCCATATCAAGCAACACAATCGGGTTTTGTTTTAACTTTATGAGTTTAGAAACTAGAGATATTGCCGATTTTCCGTCCCCCACTGTTTGTATTTCGCTACATCCCAGCTGTTGGAGAAAATTCTCAACCCTCAACAAGATTGCAGGACTGTCATCCACTACAACAATAGGTCTTTTTTCATCAGCTATTTCCGACGTGTGTTTTTTTGCTTCCTCATATGCTTTCATTGCATCATCGTATCGTCCTATCCTGAGCAAACATCTAGCAGCACATTGATATGCATAGTTTGAATTCTTACCATCCTTTTTTGCAAGTTTAAGATAAAAATCTGCAGCATGTGATAGCTCATCCTTTTTTTCTTTTCCTTGTCTTGACTTGCATTCAGCAGCCAGAATAAGATACAGTCCAGCTTTATAGCTATTATTTTTCATCTCTTTTTGAGCAAGATCCATGAACATGTTACGTGCTGTAGTATTTTGGTCATTTTTCATATAAGTACATGCGAGATCAAATTTCTCCAGATCTTTTTCCATGATTAAGGTAGTACATGATCGAGTATAATATTTTGCTTATGTAAGAAGAGAAAACTCTTGACTTGAGCTAAGAAAAGAGTAGATAATACATGTATTATAAACAAAAACAGAATAGCAATAGAGTGAGTAAAGAAGATCCAAATGTAGGCATTTCCCAACCTCCTGTTAACATATTATTTAGTCCTCTAGATGTTTCAAAGAAAGACGTATGGAGCATAGACGTAATACGCATTTTAGACATACTTATCAAAATTCTCAGTCAGACAGACAAGAAAGATCTCAGAGTAGCAGGAATTGCAGCCCTATCTTCTGCCATGATACACAGAATGAAAGTTGAGAGCATTTTCGCTTTACAAAAGGCAGCCATGGAAAAGAAACCTCTCACACAGAGAGAAGATGTAGACATTGAAGTGATAAACATGCCATATAGGCACGAATCCACATACCCAGTTACACTTGATGAACTATTATCAGTATTAGAAAATCTCATAGGCACAATAGCAAATCCTCGCTCAAGTAGAAGACAGTTAGAATTTGAGCCTGTCCAGGCACCAAATTTTGATGATTATTTCATTTCACTTGAGAAGATAATAGGTCAGTATGAGGAATTGATAGTAAACAAGATAAAGGCTGCAGGATATGGTTCGTTTAAGAACATAGTAGCAGAGCTTGAATTAATAGATGTCATAAGATGCTTTTTTGCTATTTTATTTCTGGCAAGAGACATGAAAGTAGATCTAGAGCAAACAGAAGATGACATCATAGTATCTCTGATAAAATAGAAATTTACAATCAGATCAATACAAAGTAGGAATTTCATTTAAGTATACTACAACCTACACTTGTGCATACATGGGCAAGATAGATGATGATGATGCCATAGCAAGATTGGAGGCTGCCTTGTACTCTGCAGGAAGGCCTTTGACCATAGAGGAATTGATAAAGGCATCTGGAACAGAATCAAGAACCAAAACATTGACATTGATGACAAATCTTGTAAAAAAGACCAAATCGGTGTTCAAGGCAATAGAAGTAGCAAGCTTGCCTGATGGCTCGTATGTATTCCAGTTAAAACCAGAATTTAACACAGTGATAAGAAAATATGCGTCAAAACCACTTTTGCCAACGGCTACACTAAAGACTTTGTCATATATCGCATACATGCAACCAATCTCCTCAAAGAGACTGGTAGAGGTAAGAGGATCAGGAGTGTATATGCATCTGAAATTACTACAGCAACTGGACTATATCGAACATCAAAATGTTGGAAGATTAAAGATATACAACACTACCGAAAAGTTCCAAAAATATTTTGGTATTCAGGGAGACAAGGATCTTCTCAAACAGAAATTATTTACAAAAGTAAGAGTCCCTAGCCAGGCTACAGAACAACCACCGCAGCCAGATCCTGAACCCATGGCTCAAACAAGTCAAGGATAAGACAAGACCATTTCTAGACTGTAAATGGTATAAATTAGAGATACTTTATCGAATCAACATGAAAAAGTCTGTGGAAAATCTTGCAACAAGTAAGATTACAGGTGGTAGAAGATACCCTCTCAGATCAAGACGAAAGTACGAAATTGACAGATATTCTGTAGAAGCCGTACCAGGAGAGCAGGTAACAATCACACGAAAGACAAGAGGAGGAAATAAAAAAACATCCCTTAAAACCACAGACATTGTAAACTTGACAGTTCCAGGTTCTAAAGTAAAAAAATTAAAGATTCTCAAAGTCTTGAAAAATCCATCAAACAAGGACTATGAAAGACGTGGAGTAATATCAAAAGGCGCAATCTTGGAGACAGAAGCTGGCCAATGCAAAGTAATCTCAAGACCAGGTCAAGATGGCGTAGTAAATGCTATTTTGATAAAGTGATACCATGAAAGATTACGAACATGTCGTAGTCTGGCTTGATTATTTTAACAAAAACATACCAAAAAAAATGGGAAGAAGAGTTTCTCGCGAGAAAAGCATCTTTGATCCTTCTTTGAACGAATTAATTGATGCAGCAAAGGCAGCAGGCCTAGAACCTACAGAGACAAATGATCAAGCAAGATTTCCAAGAAGGCCCTATGTAAGATCAGGGTATATCGCAGTGGCCAAGTCCAAACCTAAAACAAAAATCATTTCGGTAATATCTGAGAAAATGGTTGCAAAAAGAGCCAAACAATCAAAGTAAATATCGTTTATAGCTTGCAGCTAAAGTAATTTTGACAGAACTCTATTGATAACAGTATTTTGTTGAAGATTCAATTGCAGGAGGTAGGCGAAGTATTGCATCTAGCGAGTAGCGGTAGAGTCATCATTAGACTCACAAAGCATCTACGAGATAACCAGATACTAGTGGACAGTTCTGGTGTCAAAGTCGCCAAAGTATCAGAAATGATAGGTCCTATTGATGCACCATATGCTTCAGCAGTTCCGCTTACCAACAATATCAAAAAACAGATAGGAAAGAAGGTTTTCATCGTTGAAGAAACTCCTGTGATGAGACCAAAAAGATTCAAAGGAAATAGAAGAAGATGACCATAGTAGAATTACAGACAAATTGCCCAGAATGTCGTTCTAGTTTGATTGACGACTTTCATAATGGCGAAAAGATTTGTTCTGGCTGCGGATTGGTCGCAATGGAACAGATGCCAGATTACGGAATTGAATCAAGAGCAACAAATCCTGAAGAAAAAATGAAGTTGACAAGAGCATCCGGGCAGACAAGTTATGCACAACATGACTTGGGAATAAGAACAGAGATTGCCATGGGAACAAAAGACTTCAGTGGAAGAACCATATCAAACGATGTTGCAAATCAGATGTACAATCTGAGAAAATGGCAGACCAGAATAAGGGTTGCATCTCCAGAAGAGCGAAGACTAGCAAATATTTTGGCAAAGATTGGAGAAACGTGCAATGCACTAGCATTGCCTAGAAATGTAACTGAATCAGCATCAATGATATACAGAAACTTCCAAGGACAGGCAGACGCAAAGGGTAAATCAGTTGCATGCATGTCAGCAGCAACAATATACATGGCATGCAAACAATGTGATGTAGTACGATCCCTTGATGAGATTTGTGCTGCAACAGGAAGTTCAAAAGAAGACAAGCTCAATGTCAAATTGACAGCAAAATATTACAGAACACTTGTGATGGAACTTGGTTCCAAAACAGCACCTACCGTAACTCTTGAGAAATACATATCAAAAATAGCAAATCTGGCAAAACTTGAAGTCCGTGTAGAGAGACTTGCTGCCGAAATTGCAGAAAAGACATCTGATCATAGCCTTGCAGACGGAAAGGCTCCAAATGGATTGGCTGCTGCATACCTGTACATAGCATCAACGCTTCTTGGACAAAGTATCCTCCAAAGAGACGTCTCAAGTGTAGCAGGGATAACAGAGGTCACCATAAGAAACAGATGCAAGGAAATTCTCACAGCATACAAGATCAAAGTTACATTACGACAATCAGTAGTAAAGAACTAACCCCCCTTTCTTCTTATTTTTATCATGTATAACAAAAATAACTTTAGTTTGTCATGGCTATTTTTGTCAAGTATTTCAACTTTGACAACGAAAGACATGACATATGGTGCTGCCTAAAAGTCTCCTTGAAGCAGGTCTTACATATTCTCTGTATAGCCTTTCTACAGTGACTACACCAGAGATATTTTACAAGATCCCCTCCACAGAATCTACAACTTTCATCCGGCATTATACATCATAATACAATATCAAATCAAAGTTTTTAACAAAATGCAAATAGATCCAGTATCATTCATAGAACTATTCAGATTTCATAATCCATGTTAGAACAATATTTACTATATACCGTACATCATAATAAAAAGAAAAAGAAGAGATATCCTTTTACGGATATGACCATATTTGCTGGCCGTTGTATTTAATTTCCGAGATGCCCTTTTTGTCCAGTTCTTGTACTGCACTAGGTAGTGGAACATACAAGAGTTTTTCAGCATACTTTTGTCCGTCAGTCACAAACCAATACAGCATATGAACAAAGTCATGTGCTTTTTGTGCATCCATTCCTTTGAGTTGCTCAAGGTTTGGATTTACCAACAAGTATGTGAATGTCGCAATTGGATATGCGTTTGGTCCTGGTGCATCATTTATGGAAACGTTGCTCCAAATTCCGTCTGCTGTTGGTAGTGATGATATCACACCAGATGCTGCTGCGGCAGTGGTAGACACTGTAGCATCAAGAAATGCAGTCTTGTCGTGATTCTGAATATATGCATATGTCATTGGTATGCCAGATGCCAATTTATTGGTCTTGGCGTATGCCAATTCAACATAACCTATTGACTCAGGAACCTTCTTCACTATTGCTGCAACACCAGCATTGCCAGATCCTCCCATACCAGTAGGCCATGGAACAGATGTTCCTTTTCCTATCTTTCCATTCCAATCGGTACTGACTTGTGAGAGATAGCTAGTAAAGGCAAAGGTTGTACCAGAACCGTCAGATCTATGAACAGTTATGATTTTATTCCTGTCAGCCTTCAATGCTTTTGCAATGTTTGGATCAGTCTGAAGTTTTACAATAGCATTATCATGCCAGTAAATAATTTCACCGGAAAAGATTTTTGCTATTACATCTCCAGTCAGTTTCAATCCATTTTGTTGAACTCCTTGGAGATTGTATACAACAACTATCGCACCCATTGATTCTGGAATGTGTAGTGTTCCCTTGGGAGCTTTTGCAATATCACTACTTTGTAGTGGTGCATCAGTTCCTGCAAAGTCTACTTTCTTTGTTGTGTACAATTTGATTCCAGCTCCACTTCCTATAGCTTGGTAGTTCAGCGAAATTCCAGGATACTGTTTTGTGTATTCAACTCTCCATTTGTCAATTATAGGATACGCAAAAGTTGATCCAGCTCCATTGAATTTGTATTTGTCACTGTCACCAGGTGCTGCAGGCGTAGAGTCTGCATGTGCACTAAGAGCAGTTGTCGGTACTATTAGGACTAACATTAATGTTAATCCCAATAAGATCTTTTTTGTCATCAAGCAAATATGAGACACTTGTTTATTTACAGATAATCGGTATAGATCATGTAAATAGCTGTACATTATGATATCATATGATACCATATAGAAATACAATAGTGTAATTTACAATAGAATTTTTATTTTGTGAATAGATCGTAAATTAGACAAAATAATATTACTAAATTTTATTATTTAAAAAAAGAAGAAAGAGTTTAGAATTTTGGACTAAATCTCAATCCTGTTCTGTATGAGATTGCAATTATAGACATGATTGCAATTGCAAGCACTATAATTGAGATCGGGCCAAATTCCGGTACGGCTCCACCATTGAATGTGATTTTAGCAAGTCCATCCTCGTCAATCTTTTTGATTGTATCAGGGAGTGGAACATACAGCAAACCAGAAGCATATTGTTGCCCATCGTGTATGATATAGTTGAGGAAATTTATCACCTCATTGGCTTTGTCCTGTGTCTCTCCATTGACTGTGCTTAGATCTTTGTATACCATAACATATGTCAATGTAGATATAGGATAGGAGTTGTTCCCAGGCTGGTTCACAATAGATACTTGGCTCCAGTCACCATCTGCTGCTGGCAAGTTTCCACTTGCTGCTGCAGCGTCTGCAGACACTGAATCTATCGTTGGTTCTACAAAGGAAGTCCCATCAGCATTTTGAACAAAGGCATATGTCATCTTGTTTTGAAATGCATATGCAAGTTCTATGTATCCTACAGCATATTGGGTTGTTTTGACGATGGTGGCAACACCAGCATTTCCGGAACCTCCAGTACCTATAGGCCATGGGACTGTTTTTCCTTGACCTACTTTGGTTTTCCAGTCAGGACTGATTTTGGATAGGTAATCCGTGAAAGCGTATGTAGTTCCAGAACCATCAGATCTGTGTGCAACAACTATCTTTTGATCAGGTAGATTTACACCAGGATTTAGGTTAGCAATCTCAGGATCATTCCATGACGTAATGCTTCCCATAAAGATCTTGGCAATAACAGGACCTGTCAATTTTAGACCCTTATCTACTCCCGGAATATTATAGGCAATAGTTATTCCTCCTATTGATTCAGGGATGGTCAATACGCCAGGTGCATTTGCTGCATCAGAGGCAGACAATGGAGCATCGGATGCTGCAAAGTCAACACTCTTTTGTTGCAAAAGTTTGATTCCTGCACCGCTACCAATTGATTGATAGTTGAGGTTGATGTTCTGATGTATCTTATTGTACTCGACTCTCCATGTATCCATCAATGGAAACACGAAAGTTGAGCCTGCTCCAGTGAGCGTATAAGATTGGCTGTTTGTTTGTGCACTTGCATTCAATGATGCAGCTGGCACTATTAGGAGTAGCATGAACGCTAATCCCAAAATGACTTTGGTTGTCATATAGTCATTGAAAAAAATATCTTATTTACCCGTGGCCATAATAGTTTCCATACAAGTACAAAATCTATATAGATTCCAAATAACAAAAAACTATTTCAAAAATAATTTATCGGTATGCTCTTGCCCCAGTAACAATATAATTTACAGAGTCACCTACAAATGCAGCATGATCTGCCATTCGCTCCATGTATCTTAAAACAAGTGCATCAGCTAACGCACATTTCACGTTACTGAGTGTGATCAGTTTTGGCAAGTGTTTGTTATAGTATTTATCAACAAGATCTTCATCAGTTCTCAATTCTTTTGCTTTTTCAAGATCAAGTTTTGCAAAACATTCTACAGCAAGTTGTACCATTTGTTTTATTTCTCCAGACAATGTGTA includes:
- the pstS gene encoding phosphate ABC transporter substrate-binding protein PstS; amino-acid sequence: MTKKILLGLTLMLVLIVPTTALSAHADSTPAAPGDSDKYKFNGAGSTFAYPIIDKWRVEYTKQYPGISLNYQAIGSGAGIKLYTTKKVDFAGTDAPLQSSDIAKAPKGTLHIPESMGAIVVVYNLQGVQQNGLKLTGDVIAKIFSGEIIYWHDNAIVKLQTDPNIAKALKADRNKIITVHRSDGSGTTFAFTSYLSQVSTDWNGKIGKGTSVPWPTGMGGSGNAGVAAIVKKVPESIGYVELAYAKTNKLASGIPMTYAYIQNHDKTAFLDATVSTTAAAASGVISSLPTADGIWSNVSINDAPGPNAYPIATFTYLLVNPNLEQLKGMDAQKAHDFVHMLYWFVTDGQKYAEKLLYVPLPSAVQELDKKGISEIKYNGQQIWSYP
- the pstS gene encoding phosphate ABC transporter substrate-binding protein PstS: MLLLIVPAASLNASAQTNSQSYTLTGAGSTFVFPLMDTWRVEYNKIHQNINLNYQSIGSGAGIKLLQQKSVDFAASDAPLSASDAANAPGVLTIPESIGGITIAYNIPGVDKGLKLTGPVIAKIFMGSITSWNDPEIANLNPGVNLPDQKIVVAHRSDGSGTTYAFTDYLSKISPDWKTKVGQGKTVPWPIGTGGSGNAGVATIVKTTQYAVGYIELAYAFQNKMTYAFVQNADGTSFVEPTIDSVSADAAAASGNLPAADGDWSQVSIVNQPGNNSYPISTLTYVMVYKDLSTVNGETQDKANEVINFLNYIIHDGQQYASGLLYVPLPDTIKKIDEDGLAKITFNGGAVPEFGPISIIVLAIAIMSIIAISYRTGLRFSPKF